The following proteins are encoded in a genomic region of Cygnus olor isolate bCygOlo1 chromosome 11, bCygOlo1.pri.v2, whole genome shotgun sequence:
- the SPG21 gene encoding maspardin isoform X2, with translation MGEIKVSPDYNWFRSTVPLKKIIVDDDDSKVWSLYDAGPRSIRCPLIFLPPVSGTADVFFQQILALTGWGYRVIALQYPVYWDHLEFCDGFRKLLDHLQLDKVHLFGASLGGFLAQKFAEYTHKSPRVHSLILCNSFSDTSIFNQTWTANSFWLMPAFMLKKIVLGNFASGPVDPEMADGIDFMVDRLESLGQSELASRLTLNCQNSYVEPHKIRDVPVTIMDVFDQSALSTEAKEEMYKLYPNARRAHLKTGGNFPYLCRSAEVNLYIQIHLLQFRGTRYAAIDPSMVSAEELEVQKISLHNSSEQEEE, from the exons aTAATAGTAGACGACGATGACAGTAAAGTCTGGTCGCTGTACGATGCGGGACCCAGGAGCATTCGGTGCCCTCTCATCTTTCTTCCTCCCGTGAGCGGAACTGCAGACGTGTTTTTCCAGCAGATTTTGGCACTGACTGGGTGGGGTTACAGAGTTATCGCT TTGCAGTATCCAGTGTACTGGGATCACCTTGAGTTCTGTGATGGATTCAGAAAACTGTTAGACCACCTTCAGCTGGATAAA GTTCACCTTTTTGGAGCTTCTTTGGGAGGCTTTTTGGCTCAAAAATTTGCAGAGTACACACACAAATCTCCCAGAGTTCACTCTCTGATCCTGTGTAATTCCTTTAGTGACACTTCCATCTTCAACCAGACGTGGACAGCAAACAG cttTTGGCTGATGCCTGcttttatgctgaaaaaaattgtCCTTGGGAATTTTGCCTCTGGTCCCGTAGATCCTGAAATGGCTGATGGGATTGATTTCATGGTGGACAGG CTGGAGAGCCTGGGCCAGAGTGAGCTTGCTTCAAGACTTACCCTCAACTGCCAGAACTCCTACGTAGAACCTCATAAAATTCGAGATGTCCCTGTAACTATTATGGAT GTGTTTGACCAGAGCGCACTTTCGactgaagcaaaagaagaaatgtataaGCTTTATCCTAATGCCAGAAGAGCTCATCTCAAAACAGGAGGCAATTTCCCATATCTCTGCAGGAGTGCTGAGGTCAACCTATATATTCAA ATCCACTTACTGCAGTTCCGTGGTACCCGGTATGCAGCCATCGATCCCTCAATGGTCAGCGCAGAAGAACTGGAAGTCCAAAAGATCAGTCTTCATAACAGCAGCGAGCAAGAAGAAGAGTAG